In a genomic window of Mastomys coucha isolate ucsf_1 unplaced genomic scaffold, UCSF_Mcou_1 pScaffold19, whole genome shotgun sequence:
- the Steap2 gene encoding metalloreductase STEAP2 — translation MEAISMMGSPKSLETFLPNGINGIKDARKVTVGVIGSGDFAKSLTIRLIRCGYHVVIGSRNPKFASEFFPHVVDVTHHEDALTKTNIIFIAIHREHYTSLWDLRHLLVGKILIDVSNNMRVNQYPESNAEYLASLFPDSLIVKGFNVISAWALQLGPKDASRQVYICSNNIQARQQVIELARQLNFIPVDLGSLSSAKEIENLPLRLFTLWRGPVVVAISLATFFFLYSFVRDVIHPYARNQQSDFYKIPIEIVNKTLPIVAITLLSLVYLAGLLAAAYQLYYGTKYRRFPPWLDTWLQCRKQLGLLSFFFAVVHVAYSLCLPMRRSERYLFLNMAYQQVHANIENAWNEEEVWRIEMYISFGIMSLGLLSLLAVTSIPSVSNALNWREFSFIQSTLGYVALLITTFHVLIYGWKRAFAEEYYRFYTPPNFVLALVLPSIVILGKMMLLLPCISRKLKRIKKGWEKSQSLDEGMGGAVPHLSPERVTVM, via the exons ATGGAAGCCATCTCTATGATGGGAAGCCCTAAGAGCCTGGAGACATTTTTGCCTAATGGCATAAATGGTATCAAAGACGCAAGGAAGGTCACCGTGGGGGTGATAGGAAGTGGGGATTTTGCCAAGTCTCTGACCATTCGGCTTATTAGGTGTGGCTATCACGTGGTCATAGGAAGCAGGAATCCTAAGTTTGCGTCTGAATTTTTCCCTCATGTGGTAGATGTCACCCACCATGAAGATGCTTTGAcgaaaacaaatataatattcATCGCTATTCATAGAGAACATTACACTTCCCTGTGGGACCTGAGACATCTGCTTGTGGGCAAAATCCTCATTGATGTGAGCAACAACATGAGAGTAAACCAGTACCCAGAATCCAATGCAGAGTACCTGGCTTCATTATTCCCGGATTCCTTGATTGTCAAAGGATTTAATGTGATCTCAGCTTGGGCACTTCAGTTAGGTCCCAAGGACGCCAGCCGCCAG GTTTATATATGCAGCAACAATATCCAAGCTCGACAGCAGGTTATTGAGCTCGCCCGTCAGTTGAATTTTATTCCTGTTGACTTGGGATCGTTATCATCAGCCAAGGAGATTGAAAACTTACCCCTGCGACTGTTCACTCTCTGGAGGGGGCCAGTGGTAGTGGCCATAAGCTTggccacatttttctttctttattcctttgtcAGAGACGTGATACATCCCTATGCCAGAAACCAGCAGAGTGACTTTTACAAGATTCCAATTGAGATTGTGAACAAAACCTTGCCGATAGTCGCCATTACCCTGCTGTCCCTGGTGTACCTGGCGGGCCTCCTGGCGGCTGCATATCAGCTTTATTATGGCACTAAGTACCGTCGATTTCCGCCTTGGTTGGACACCTGGTTACAGTGCAGGAAACAGCTGGGCTTGCTAAgctttttctttgctgttgtcCACGTTGCCTACAGCCTCTGCTTACCAATGAGGAGGTCAGAAAGATACTTGTTTCTCAACATGGCTTATCAGCAG GTTCATGCCAATATTGAAAATGCTTGGAATGAGGAAGAGGTTTGGAGGATTGAAATGTACATCTCCTTCGGCATCATGAGCCTGGGCTTACTGTCCCTGCTGGCGGTCACTTCCATCCCTTCAGTGAGCAACGCTTTAAACTGGAGGGAGTTCAGTTTCATTCAG TCTACGCTTGGCTACGTCGCCCTGCTCATCACGACCTTCCACGTGTTAATTTATGGATGGAAGCGCGCATTTGCAGAAGAGTACTACCGCTTTTACACCCCACCAAACTTCGTTCTTGCCCTTGTTTTACCCTCCATTGTAATTCTGGGTAAGATGATGTTACTCCTCCCGTGCATAAGCCGAAAGCTAAAACGAATTAAAAAGGGCTGGGAAAAGAGCCAGTCTCTAGATGAAGGCATGGGAGGAGCAGTTCCTCATCTGTCCCCAGAGAGGGTCACAGTGATGTGA